The following coding sequences are from one Pocillopora verrucosa isolate sample1 chromosome 5, ASM3666991v2, whole genome shotgun sequence window:
- the LOC131770430 gene encoding protein amnionless, protein MRNKMIHRKKKLIFAWMFTCFLLGNQCLAVTKQWLPNTNFDNPANWNKGRVPCAKDRVQLHGNKPVSVSLRSSHIISTLSLPMNGEVLFYDGAELSFSEEVSTDCEDPGDIHFVASIQNWFNPYNWQQMGVNKEPFRSSPVSILHTDNVPCVHDTVVFPQASSFMVKSVLPVRVAAVELLGEAQNSISFKDFCNSASGSMQFNFIGPTNITAVQCDDRTGCACGYWKFAETICSHVKCEEPICTGAFRPEGSCCDVCGTLLGLDLEQDFTMNDFKHQLANFSQTEYEGVSVATSKTESNFVQVLLIDQEGGNGAQKAAEQLKEVLILDKSFNVAGVRVLEQSGDKAIAEKPENRLIIPLAVGLCLLFLFLVAVIFLICSCTKRQSHSFVTVADGDIELTNIGNNQAVDYKENGELGEKQSSGQDASGEMTVENPLYDSSTK, encoded by the exons ATGAGGAATAAGATGATccacagaaaaaagaaactcatCTTTGCGTGGATGTTCACGTGCTTTTTGCTGG GGAATCAGTGCTTAGCAGTTACCAAACAGTGGCTACCCAACACAAATTTTGATAATCCAGCTAACTGGAATAAGGGAAGAGTGCCGTGTGCAAAAGACAGAGTGCAACTTCATGGG AACAAGCCGGTCTCTGTTTCTCTAAGGAGCAGTCATATTATTTCAACTTTG AGTTTACCAATGAATGGAGAAGTGCTCTTTTATGATGGTGCTGAGTTAAGTTTCAGTGAAGAGGTATCAACTGATTGTGAAG ATCCTGGTGACATTCACTTTGTAGCATCCATCCAAAACTGGTTTAACCCTTACAACTGGCAACAGATGGGAGTCAACAAAGAGCCATTCAGGTCATCCCCAGTCTCCATCCTTCATACAGACAACGTGCCTTGTGTACATGACACTGTTGTCTTTCCACAG GCCAGCTCCTTTATGGTCAAGTCTGTTTTGCCTGTCAGGGTAGCAGCTGTTGAACTGCTTGGGGAG GCACAAAATTCCATAAGTTTTAAGGATTTCTGTAACAGTGCATCTGGAAGCATGCAGTTCAACTTTATTGGTCCAACTAATATCACAGCAGTGCAGTGTGATGACAGGACTGGCTGTGCATGTGGATATTGGAAG TTTGCTGAAACCATCTGTAGCCATGTGAAATGTGAGGAGCCTATTTGTACAGGTGCTTTTAGACCAGAAGGAAGCTGTTGTGATGTCTGCG gaaCTTTGCTTGGACTAGATTTGGAGCAAGACTTCACAATGAATGATTTCAAACATCAGCTGGCAAATTTCTCTCAGACT GAATATGAAGGAGTAAGTGTTGCAACTTCCAAAACAGAATCAAACTTTGTCCAAGTTTTGTTAATAGATCAGGAGGGTG GCAATGGAGCACAGAAGGCTGCTGAACAACTCAAGGAAGTCTTGATTCTAG ataaaAGTTTCAATGTGGCTGGTGTTAGGGTTCTTGAACAGTCAGGTGACAAGGCTATTGCTG AGAAACCAGAGAACCGTTTGATCATTCCACTGGCAGTAGGACTTTGTCTTCTCTTCCTGTTTCTAGTTGCTGTCATATTCCTAATCTGCAGTTGCACAAAAAG ACAGAGCCACTCATTTGTTACAGTGGCAGATGGTGATATTGAGCTTACCAACATTGGTAACAACCAAGCTGTAGATTATAAAGAGAATGGGGAGTTGGGGGAGAAGCAATCTTCTGGTCAGGATGCTTCTGGTGAG ATGACAGTGGAAAATCCCCTTTATGATAGTTCAACAAAGTGA
- the LOC131770431 gene encoding ATPase inhibitor A, mitochondrial has protein sequence MAAVRLCALSRRMISSPFLQLRAMSVGEKGGGVGKGGGAGGDIRSAGGSFGKMEHVHEEQYFRKQEQEKLKEMKKHLEEQVDHHEKEIQHHEEAIRRHREAVEKHKKGMEKYDSDSD, from the exons ATGGCGGCTGTTCGATTGTGTGCACTTTCGCGACGGATGATTTCATCCCCGTTCTTACAACTCAGGGCAATGTCTGTCGGAGAAAAAGGAGGTGGTGTAGGAAAG GGTGGTGGAGCTGGAGGAGACATTAG GAGTGCTGGTGGTTCATTTGGAAAAATGGAGCATGTCCATGAGGAACAGTACTTCAGAAAGCAG GAACAAGAGAAACTaaaggaaatgaagaaacaTTTGGAAGAACAAGTGGATCATCATGAAAAGGAGATTCAACACCATGAAGAGGCCATCCGTCGTCATCGTGAAGCAGTTGAAAAACACAAGAAGGGAATGGAGAAGTACGATTCAGACTCTGACTAA